One window of the Sulfitobacter alexandrii genome contains the following:
- a CDS encoding glycosyltransferase family 10 domain-containing protein: MTDLAIAVLPYGRKLGAALAQTPLDELVWPLGRPERLARGTAADLRPTDHLIVYPKTAMHFQRHWGTRARVSVMVVEPAVIHRRHLRLLRLTWRRFHRVLCHDDALLAAIPNGVMLPFGTSWIPDPQAVRTEKERHMSLIASAKRDTEGHLLRHAMVDMVRHEGLSVEILGRGYAPFAEKSDGLAPYRFSVVIENIRERNYFTEKIVDAVLCETVPIYWGCPNIGDFMDTGGMVICEDASQMKAAIRAADDALYQRLAPALRGAKSQAAHWADLEGRAARAIKDSL, translated from the coding sequence GTGACCGATTTGGCCATCGCGGTCCTGCCCTACGGACGGAAGCTGGGCGCCGCGCTTGCGCAAACGCCGCTGGACGAGCTTGTCTGGCCACTGGGGCGGCCGGAGCGGCTGGCCCGTGGCACCGCCGCCGATCTGCGCCCCACCGACCACCTGATCGTCTATCCCAAGACGGCGATGCACTTCCAGCGGCACTGGGGAACCCGCGCGAGGGTCTCGGTGATGGTGGTCGAACCGGCGGTCATTCACAGGCGGCACCTGCGGCTGCTGCGGCTGACCTGGCGGCGATTCCACCGGGTGCTTTGCCACGACGACGCGCTGCTGGCGGCGATCCCGAACGGGGTGATGCTGCCCTTCGGGACAAGCTGGATCCCGGATCCCCAAGCGGTGCGGACCGAAAAAGAAAGGCACATGTCGCTGATCGCTTCTGCAAAGCGCGACACCGAAGGTCACCTGCTGCGCCACGCCATGGTCGACATGGTAAGGCACGAGGGGCTGTCGGTCGAGATCCTGGGCCGAGGCTATGCCCCTTTCGCCGAGAAATCCGACGGCCTCGCACCCTACCGGTTTTCCGTGGTGATCGAGAATATCCGCGAACGTAACTATTTCACGGAAAAGATCGTGGACGCTGTCCTGTGCGAAACGGTGCCGATCTACTGGGGCTGCCCCAACATCGGCGATTTCATGGATACCGGCGGCATGGTGATCTGCGAGGACGCCTCGCAGATGAAAGCCGCGATCCGGGCCGCTGACGACGCGCTCTATCAACGGCTCGCCCCCGCCCTGCGGGGGGCCAAGTCGCAGGCGGCGCACTGGGCGGATCTTGAAGGACGTGCCGCCCGCGCCATAAAGGACAGCCTGTGA
- a CDS encoding bifunctional sulfate adenylyltransferase/adenylylsulfate kinase: MTMVQNLSPISELYVSYDSAQKMKHEAGELVSHDLTPRQICDLELLMNGGFNPLKGFLSEADYDSVVDSMRLADGTLWPMPITLDVTEDFAEKLELGQDIALRDQEGVILATMTVTDRWTPDKAREAEKVFGADDDAHPAVNYLHNKAGKVYLGGPVTGIQQPVHYDFRARRDTPNELRAYFRKMGWRKVVAFQTRNPLHRAHQELTFRAAREAQANLLIHPVVGLTKPGDVDHFTRVRCYEAVLDKYPAATTSMSLLNLAMRMAGPREAVWHGLIRKNHGCTHFIVGRDHAGPGKNSQGEDFYGPYDAQDLFREHQEEMGIEMVDFKHMVYVQERAQYEPADEIEDKDNVTILNISGTELRRRLREGLEIPEWFSFPEVVQELRRTSPPRAKQGFTVFFTGFSGSGKSTIANALMVKLMEMGGRPVTLLDGDIVRKNLSSELGFSKEHRDLNIRRIGYVASEITKNGGIAICAPIAPYAATRRAVREEIEAFGAFVEVHVATSIEECERRDRKGLYKLAREGKIKEFTGISDPYDVPQNPELSLDTESVDVDNCAHQVLLKLESMGLISG, from the coding sequence ATGACGATGGTGCAGAATTTATCTCCGATCTCCGAACTGTATGTTTCCTACGACTCCGCCCAGAAGATGAAGCACGAAGCGGGAGAGCTGGTCAGCCACGACCTGACACCCCGCCAGATCTGCGACCTCGAGCTGCTGATGAACGGCGGCTTCAACCCGCTCAAGGGCTTCCTGAGCGAAGCCGACTACGACAGCGTCGTCGACAGCATGCGGCTCGCGGACGGAACCCTCTGGCCGATGCCGATCACCCTGGACGTGACCGAGGACTTCGCCGAGAAACTGGAACTTGGCCAGGACATCGCGCTGCGTGACCAAGAAGGCGTGATCCTGGCGACGATGACCGTCACCGATCGCTGGACGCCGGACAAGGCGCGCGAGGCCGAGAAGGTCTTCGGCGCGGATGACGACGCGCACCCGGCGGTCAATTACCTGCACAACAAGGCGGGCAAGGTCTATCTGGGCGGCCCGGTGACGGGCATCCAGCAGCCGGTCCACTACGACTTCCGCGCCCGCCGCGACACGCCGAACGAATTGCGCGCCTACTTCCGCAAGATGGGCTGGCGCAAGGTCGTTGCCTTCCAGACCCGCAACCCGCTCCACCGCGCGCACCAGGAGCTGACCTTCCGCGCCGCGCGCGAGGCGCAGGCCAACCTGCTGATCCACCCGGTCGTGGGCCTGACCAAGCCGGGCGACGTCGATCACTTCACCCGTGTCCGGTGCTACGAGGCGGTGCTGGACAAGTATCCGGCCGCCACCACGTCCATGTCGCTGCTGAACCTTGCCATGCGCATGGCCGGCCCGCGCGAGGCCGTCTGGCACGGGCTGATCCGCAAGAACCACGGCTGCACGCATTTCATCGTCGGTCGCGACCACGCCGGCCCCGGCAAGAACAGCCAGGGCGAGGATTTCTATGGCCCCTACGATGCGCAGGACCTGTTCCGCGAGCATCAGGAGGAAATGGGAATCGAGATGGTCGATTTCAAACACATGGTCTACGTGCAGGAACGCGCCCAGTACGAACCCGCGGACGAGATCGAGGACAAGGACAATGTCACGATCCTCAACATCTCGGGCACCGAGCTGCGCCGTCGCCTGCGCGAAGGGCTGGAGATTCCCGAATGGTTCTCCTTCCCGGAGGTCGTGCAGGAACTGCGCCGCACCTCGCCGCCGCGTGCAAAGCAGGGTTTCACCGTGTTCTTCACCGGCTTCTCCGGCTCCGGCAAATCGACGATCGCGAATGCGCTGATGGTCAAGCTGATGGAAATGGGCGGTCGCCCGGTAACCCTGCTCGACGGGGACATCGTCCGCAAGAACCTTTCCTCCGAACTCGGCTTCTCCAAGGAGCATCGCGATCTGAACATCCGCCGCATCGGCTATGTCGCGTCGGAGATCACCAAGAACGGTGGCATCGCGATCTGTGCGCCCATCGCGCCCTATGCGGCGACCCGTCGCGCGGTCCGCGAAGAGATCGAGGCCTTTGGCGCCTTTGTCGAGGTGCATGTCGCCACGTCGATCGAGGAATGCGAACGCCGCGACCGCAAGGGCCTCTACAAGCTGGCGCGGGAAGGCAAGATCAAGGAATTCACCGGCATCTCAGACCCGTACGACGTGCCGCAGAACCCTGAACTGTCGCTCGACACCGAAAGCGTGGACGTCGACAACTGCGCACACCAGGTGCTGCTGAAACTGGAAAGCATGGGCCTGATCAGCGGCTGA
- a CDS encoding adenylate/guanylate cyclase domain-containing protein produces MNDLWRGTIATRLRIASGLVLFVYALLHFLNIGLGLVSTEAMHVAQDLRQVVTRSIPGTIVIYGAFAVHVTMSLARLALRGTLRMPPWEAAQTAFGLMIPVLLIAHLVHTRAAHELFGVRDEMGYISLLLYDTLDGWKQAALLLLVWAHGCIGLHFWLRQKAWWRRRLPWLAGCAALVPGFALAGFLTEARQISARFALSGERDTIYVDYNFPDADTFAMLIGWTRALAWGLFGLLLVVAGIYVGKAVLARRQSVRVSYIDGPEVWAPKGLTLLEVSRLRGVPHAALCGGRGRCTTCRVLVKDGADRLPPPSPTEMQSLMAVRAPVGTRLACQIVPVAPTTVFRVFQPDGRRQNRNHASQGEEKRLALLFLDMRGFTARTMGQLPYDVVFLLNRFFDAVVPAVTREGGTIDKYLGDGFLAIFESATPQASARAALRAIEGMARALDAFNARIAEEGQSPIGIGIGAHLGEVVLGEIGAVGQAPRTLIGDTVNTASRLEGVTKDHRVQAMISAPLLLAAGIDPDPSHLVELQLRGLDAPLAAWPVATASELSLQIDTLTRAKTA; encoded by the coding sequence ATGAACGACCTCTGGCGCGGCACCATCGCCACACGGCTGCGCATCGCCAGCGGACTCGTGCTGTTCGTTTACGCCCTGCTGCACTTTCTGAACATCGGGCTAGGGCTGGTTTCGACCGAAGCCATGCATGTGGCGCAGGATCTGCGGCAGGTCGTGACCCGCAGCATTCCCGGCACCATCGTGATCTATGGGGCCTTCGCCGTGCACGTGACCATGTCGCTGGCCCGGCTCGCCCTGCGGGGCACTTTGCGGATGCCCCCGTGGGAAGCGGCACAGACAGCCTTTGGCCTGATGATCCCGGTCCTGCTGATCGCGCATCTGGTTCACACCCGCGCCGCGCACGAACTGTTCGGCGTGCGCGACGAGATGGGCTACATCTCGCTGCTGCTCTACGACACGCTGGACGGCTGGAAGCAGGCCGCGTTGCTGCTGCTGGTCTGGGCCCATGGCTGTATCGGGCTGCATTTCTGGCTTCGTCAAAAAGCGTGGTGGCGCCGGCGTCTGCCGTGGTTGGCGGGATGCGCAGCACTCGTCCCGGGGTTCGCGCTTGCCGGCTTCCTGACGGAGGCGCGGCAAATATCGGCCCGCTTCGCCCTGTCCGGCGAGCGCGACACGATCTATGTCGACTACAACTTTCCGGATGCCGACACGTTCGCCATGCTGATCGGCTGGACCCGTGCCCTAGCCTGGGGGCTTTTCGGGCTGCTGCTGGTGGTGGCAGGCATCTACGTGGGCAAGGCGGTTCTGGCCCGGCGGCAATCGGTCCGCGTATCCTACATCGACGGGCCCGAGGTGTGGGCGCCGAAGGGTCTGACCCTTCTGGAGGTGTCGCGCCTGCGCGGGGTGCCCCATGCCGCGCTTTGCGGTGGGCGGGGACGCTGCACCACCTGCCGGGTACTGGTGAAAGATGGTGCCGACCGGTTGCCGCCGCCGTCACCCACGGAAATGCAGAGCCTGATGGCAGTGAGGGCGCCCGTCGGAACCCGCCTCGCCTGCCAGATCGTGCCGGTTGCCCCCACGACCGTCTTTCGGGTCTTCCAGCCCGATGGCCGCCGCCAGAACCGCAACCATGCCAGCCAGGGCGAGGAAAAGCGGCTGGCCCTGCTGTTTCTCGACATGCGCGGTTTTACCGCCCGCACCATGGGACAGCTGCCCTACGATGTCGTGTTCCTGCTGAACCGTTTCTTCGACGCGGTGGTGCCTGCCGTGACCCGTGAGGGCGGCACCATCGACAAGTACCTCGGCGACGGGTTCCTTGCCATTTTCGAAAGCGCGACACCGCAGGCATCGGCCCGGGCCGCCCTGCGCGCGATAGAGGGCATGGCCCGCGCGCTGGACGCCTTCAACGCGCGGATCGCCGAGGAAGGCCAGAGCCCGATCGGGATCGGCATCGGCGCGCACCTGGGCGAAGTCGTTCTGGGCGAAATCGGCGCGGTCGGACAGGCCCCGCGCACGTTGATCGGGGATACGGTCAATACCGCCTCGCGGCTCGAAGGAGTGACAAAGGACCACCGTGTACAGGCCATGATATCCGCCCCGCTGCTGCTTGCGGCAGGCATCGATCCCGATCCGTCCCACCTGGTTGAACTGCAACTGCGCGGGCTGGATGCGCCGCTGGCGGCCTGGCCGGTCGCCACCGCGTCCGAGCTGAGCCTGCAAATCGACACGCTGACGCGCGCCAAAACGGCGTGA
- the trxB gene encoding thioredoxin-disulfide reductase: protein MAETRKTKVLIIGSGPAGYTAGVYASRAMLEPILVQGIEPGGQLTTTTEVENWPGDTEVQGPDLMVRMEAHAKAMGTEIIGDIITDLDLSSRPFHAKGDSGTTYVADAVILATGARAKWLGLPSEEKFKGFGVSACATCDGFFYRGQEIVVIGGGNTAVEEALFLTNFASKVTLIHRRDELRAEKILIDRLMKNPKIEPLWFHTLEEVYGTDSPLGVEGVKVKHVKTGEITDIPAKGVFVAIGHAPSNELVKDTLETHMGGYVVTKPDSTETSIPGVFAAGDLTDHKYRQAVTSAGMGCMAALEAERFLAEHGDDADVDHGHDTSLPLGYGAQVAE, encoded by the coding sequence ATGGCCGAGACACGCAAGACCAAGGTTCTGATCATCGGCTCCGGCCCGGCGGGCTACACCGCCGGTGTCTATGCCAGCCGCGCCATGCTGGAGCCGATCCTGGTGCAGGGGATCGAACCGGGCGGCCAGCTCACCACCACCACCGAGGTCGAGAACTGGCCCGGCGACACCGAGGTGCAGGGCCCCGACCTGATGGTCCGGATGGAGGCGCATGCCAAGGCCATGGGAACCGAGATCATCGGCGACATCATCACCGACCTCGACCTGTCGTCGCGCCCCTTCCACGCCAAGGGCGACAGCGGCACGACCTACGTCGCCGACGCCGTGATCCTCGCGACCGGCGCGCGGGCCAAGTGGCTCGGTCTGCCGAGTGAGGAGAAATTCAAGGGCTTCGGTGTCTCTGCCTGCGCGACCTGCGACGGGTTCTTCTACCGCGGGCAGGAGATCGTGGTGATCGGCGGCGGCAACACCGCCGTGGAAGAAGCACTTTTCCTCACCAATTTCGCGTCGAAGGTGACACTGATCCACCGTCGTGACGAACTGCGGGCGGAAAAGATCCTGATCGACCGGCTGATGAAGAACCCCAAGATCGAACCGCTCTGGTTCCACACGCTGGAAGAGGTCTATGGCACCGACAGCCCGCTGGGCGTGGAGGGCGTGAAGGTCAAGCACGTCAAGACCGGCGAGATCACCGACATTCCGGCCAAGGGCGTTTTCGTCGCCATCGGTCACGCCCCGTCGAACGAGCTGGTGAAGGACACGCTGGAAACCCACATGGGCGGCTACGTGGTGACCAAGCCCGACAGCACCGAAACATCCATTCCGGGCGTTTTCGCAGCGGGCGATCTGACGGACCACAAGTACCGGCAGGCGGTGACCAGCGCGGGAATGGGCTGCATGGCCGCGCTGGAAGCAGAGCGGTTTCTGGCCGAACATGGCGACGATGCTGACGTGGATCACGGCCATGACACGTCCCTGCCGCTGGGCTACGGCGCGCAGGTCGCCGAATAA
- a CDS encoding Lrp/AsnC family transcriptional regulator has product MAGTRLDPIDRKILAELQADGRMTNVELAKRVGISAPPCLRRVRTLEEQGYIRGYHADVDPRELGFEVQVFAMVGLASQAEADLSAFEQKCRDWPLVRECHMLNGEVDFIIKCVAPDLSSFQSFLTGKLLTTPNVASVKTSLVIRGAKDEPGVPFDVLEERLKTAP; this is encoded by the coding sequence ATGGCAGGCACACGGCTTGACCCGATTGATCGGAAGATCCTGGCCGAGTTGCAGGCCGATGGTCGGATGACCAACGTCGAACTTGCCAAGCGGGTCGGAATTTCAGCGCCGCCCTGCCTGCGCCGGGTGCGCACGCTCGAAGAACAGGGCTACATCCGGGGCTATCACGCGGACGTCGATCCGCGCGAGCTCGGGTTCGAGGTGCAGGTGTTCGCCATGGTGGGGCTCGCCAGCCAGGCGGAAGCGGACCTGAGCGCGTTCGAGCAAAAATGCCGCGACTGGCCGCTGGTCCGCGAATGCCACATGCTCAACGGCGAAGTGGACTTCATCATCAAGTGCGTGGCCCCGGACCTTTCCAGCTTCCAGAGTTTCCTGACCGGTAAGCTCCTGACCACCCCGAACGTGGCGAGCGTCAAGACCAGCCTCGTGATCCGAGGCGCCAAGGATGAGCCGGGCGTGCCCTTCGACGTTCTCGAAGAACGGCTGAAGACGGCGCCCTGA
- a CDS encoding Hint domain-containing protein, whose translation MNITAAPGSRLATRFKKPGGYDIHAPGPANGGIRAAAPMPMRNFEIAALRTDGSLYIGQDTAPAIPLFESAFSAFARGTLIQTVNGEVAVEDLQPGDMINTSSGEPAKLIWIGSSSFVPADAGRRMPLVRIMAESFGQGRPQSFITVGPAARILHTPHHLRSEAGGTRMLTAVREFVDGVNVIEIVPPTPVRLFHICLDRHAAINAGGLEMETFHPGANATRTVSHSLRDRFLGMFPRIGHITDFGPLAHPRAPEAEAGQVA comes from the coding sequence ATGAACATTACCGCTGCCCCGGGTTCACGCCTGGCAACCAGATTCAAGAAACCCGGTGGATACGACATCCACGCTCCCGGCCCCGCCAATGGCGGCATCCGCGCCGCCGCGCCGATGCCGATGCGCAACTTCGAAATCGCCGCGCTGCGCACCGACGGATCGCTCTACATCGGACAGGACACCGCGCCGGCGATCCCGCTGTTCGAATCCGCCTTCTCGGCGTTCGCCCGCGGCACGCTGATCCAGACCGTCAACGGCGAGGTGGCCGTCGAGGATCTGCAACCCGGCGACATGATCAACACGTCCAGCGGCGAGCCCGCTAAGCTGATATGGATCGGATCTTCCAGCTTCGTGCCCGCAGACGCCGGGCGCCGGATGCCCCTGGTGCGCATCATGGCCGAAAGCTTTGGCCAGGGACGACCCCAGTCCTTCATCACGGTCGGGCCGGCCGCACGCATTCTGCACACCCCGCATCACCTGCGGTCCGAGGCGGGCGGCACCCGGATGCTGACCGCCGTTCGGGAGTTCGTGGACGGCGTGAACGTGATCGAGATCGTGCCGCCGACGCCGGTGCGGCTGTTTCACATCTGCCTCGACCGGCACGCCGCGATCAACGCAGGCGGCCTGGAGATGGAGACCTTTCACCCCGGCGCGAACGCGACCCGCACGGTCAGCCACTCGCTGCGCGACCGGTTTCTGGGGATGTTCCCGCGGATCGGCCACATCACGGACTTCGGGCCGCTTGCCCATCCCCGTGCGCCCGAGGCGGAAGCCGGTCAGGTCGCCTGA
- the pgeF gene encoding peptidoglycan editing factor PgeF translates to MTLEILTSDSLAPLRHGFFTRAGGASSGVFAGLNCGHGSSDQREIVSINRRRVAEAMGVPPDHLLGVHQIHSATAIKVDAPLPERPRADALVTATPGLALSVLAADCQPVLFADPKAGVIGAAHAGWRGALDGVLQSTVDAMVDLGATPEGITAVIGPCISQRAYEVGPEFFEDFIAEDQAFARYFANGEGDRMLFDLPGFGLNRLRAAGVGHAEWTHHCTYSDPARFYSYRRSTHGKEADYGRLISAITL, encoded by the coding sequence ATGACGCTGGAAATTCTCACATCCGACAGTCTGGCGCCCCTGCGTCACGGGTTCTTCACCCGCGCGGGCGGCGCGTCCTCGGGCGTGTTCGCGGGGCTGAACTGCGGGCACGGCAGTTCGGACCAGCGCGAGATCGTCAGCATCAACCGCCGCCGGGTTGCCGAGGCGATGGGCGTGCCGCCGGATCACCTTCTGGGCGTGCACCAGATACACTCCGCAACGGCGATCAAGGTGGACGCGCCCCTGCCCGAACGGCCCCGCGCGGATGCGCTGGTGACCGCGACCCCCGGATTGGCGTTGTCGGTCCTTGCAGCCGACTGCCAGCCGGTTCTCTTTGCCGACCCGAAAGCCGGGGTGATCGGCGCCGCCCATGCGGGCTGGCGCGGGGCGCTGGACGGCGTGCTGCAGTCGACGGTGGACGCGATGGTGGACCTTGGCGCGACGCCGGAGGGCATCACCGCCGTGATCGGCCCCTGCATCAGCCAGCGCGCATACGAGGTCGGGCCGGAGTTCTTCGAGGATTTCATCGCCGAGGATCAGGCCTTTGCCCGCTACTTCGCGAATGGCGAAGGCGACCGGATGCTGTTCGACCTGCCGGGTTTCGGCCTGAACCGGCTGCGCGCCGCCGGCGTGGGCCACGCGGAATGGACGCATCACTGCACATACAGCGATCCGGCGCGATTCTACTCCTACCGGCGCAGCACCCATGGCAAGGAAGCCGACTACGGGCGGCTGATCTCGGCCATCACGTTGTGA
- a CDS encoding class I SAM-dependent methyltransferase, with the protein MSLRDHIIARIRAEGPMRLDDYMHSCLLHPRWGYYATRDPLGAGGDFTTSPEISQMFGELVGLALAQKWLDDGAPSPFTLAELGPGRGTLMADMLRAGKSVPGFVDAAHITLVEASETLRAVQAQTLAAWTVTWADSTDALPERPIYLVANEFFDALPIRQFVRDGAVWRERQVGVENDALVLGLGPAQPQPALKDRLEDTQDGDLVEVCEPLSSVLSPVTARIARHGGAALIVDYGDWRTLGDTWQAVQGHRPADPLAEPGQADLTAHVDFEAIARAAAPCAHSRVTPQGVFLERLGITRRAQQLAGGLAGPALDSHIAAHRRLTHPQEMGNLFKVIALHREGETPPPGLET; encoded by the coding sequence ATGAGCCTTCGAGACCATATCATCGCACGGATCCGGGCCGAGGGACCGATGCGGCTGGACGACTACATGCACAGCTGCCTGCTGCACCCGCGCTGGGGGTACTACGCCACCCGGGATCCGCTGGGTGCCGGGGGGGACTTCACCACCTCCCCGGAGATCAGCCAGATGTTCGGCGAACTCGTCGGCCTTGCGCTGGCGCAGAAGTGGCTGGACGATGGGGCACCGTCCCCCTTCACCCTGGCCGAGCTTGGCCCCGGACGCGGCACGCTGATGGCCGACATGCTGCGCGCGGGGAAAAGCGTGCCGGGGTTCGTCGATGCGGCGCACATCACGCTGGTCGAGGCATCCGAGACGCTGCGCGCGGTGCAGGCGCAGACGTTGGCGGCGTGGACGGTCACCTGGGCCGACAGCACGGATGCGCTGCCCGAACGGCCCATTTACCTCGTGGCGAACGAGTTCTTCGATGCATTGCCGATCCGCCAGTTCGTCCGTGACGGCGCAGTTTGGCGCGAACGGCAGGTGGGGGTCGAGAACGATGCGCTGGTGTTGGGACTGGGCCCCGCACAGCCCCAGCCGGCGCTGAAGGACCGGCTGGAAGATACGCAGGACGGCGATCTGGTGGAGGTGTGCGAGCCGCTGTCGTCAGTACTGTCGCCCGTCACCGCCCGCATTGCCCGCCACGGCGGCGCGGCGCTAATCGTGGACTACGGCGACTGGCGCACGCTGGGCGATACCTGGCAGGCTGTGCAAGGGCATCGGCCGGCCGACCCCCTGGCCGAACCGGGTCAGGCGGACCTGACCGCGCATGTCGACTTCGAGGCGATCGCCCGCGCCGCCGCGCCCTGTGCCCACAGCCGGGTGACGCCGCAGGGCGTGTTTCTGGAGCGGCTGGGCATCACCCGACGGGCACAACAGCTGGCCGGCGGTTTGGCCGGACCCGCGCTCGACAGCCACATCGCCGCACATCGGCGGTTGACGCATCCGCAGGAAATGGGAAACCTCTTCAAGGTGATCGCCCTGCACCGCGAAGGCGAGACACCGCCACCGGGATTGGAAACATGA
- the lgt gene encoding prolipoprotein diacylglyceryl transferase — MIAMLPFPDISPEIFSISLFGTTFALRWYALAYIVGILLGWRIVVRATRTPRLWKNDTPVMTPAQVEDLLFWVILGVILGGRLGYVLFYQPGFYLANPMRILQLWEGGMSFHGGALGVILAGWLYTLRHRVATISTGDMVCLGLAPGLFLGRLANFINAELWGRPTDLPWGVAFPTDAAQYCPDVAGICARHPSQLYEALLEGLILGSLLIWMAWRRGALKHEGLIGGTFLAGYGLARFAVEFVRQPDAQFVSEGNPLGLAWHINGYGLTMGQILCVPMILVGLLLILRARRRPA; from the coding sequence ATGATCGCGATGCTTCCCTTCCCCGACATCTCGCCCGAGATCTTCTCGATCTCGCTCTTCGGCACGACTTTCGCCCTGCGCTGGTATGCGCTGGCCTATATCGTCGGGATCCTGCTTGGATGGCGCATCGTGGTGCGCGCAACCCGCACCCCGCGCCTTTGGAAGAACGACACCCCGGTCATGACCCCGGCGCAGGTCGAGGACCTGCTGTTCTGGGTGATCCTCGGTGTGATCCTGGGCGGTCGGCTTGGCTATGTCCTGTTCTACCAGCCCGGCTTCTACCTCGCGAATCCGATGCGCATCCTTCAACTGTGGGAGGGCGGCATGTCCTTTCACGGCGGCGCGTTGGGCGTGATCCTTGCCGGGTGGCTCTATACGCTGCGACACAGGGTCGCCACCATTTCGACCGGGGACATGGTGTGTCTCGGCCTTGCGCCGGGGCTGTTCCTCGGACGGCTGGCCAACTTCATCAACGCCGAACTGTGGGGCCGCCCGACGGACCTGCCCTGGGGCGTGGCCTTTCCGACCGATGCGGCCCAATACTGTCCTGACGTGGCGGGCATCTGCGCCCGGCATCCCTCCCAGCTCTACGAGGCGCTGCTCGAAGGCTTGATCCTGGGCAGCCTGCTGATCTGGATGGCATGGCGGCGCGGGGCGCTGAAGCACGAAGGGCTGATCGGCGGCACGTTTCTCGCCGGGTACGGTCTCGCACGGTTCGCGGTGGAATTCGTGCGCCAGCCCGACGCCCAGTTCGTCAGCGAAGGCAATCCGCTTGGGCTGGCATGGCACATCAACGGCTATGGCCTGACGATGGGCCAGATCCTGTGCGTGCCGATGATCCTTGTGGGGCTTCTGCTGATCCTGCGGGCACGCCGCCGCCCGGCATGA
- a CDS encoding accessory factor UbiK family protein: MQTRNKFFDDVSQMMTNAMGVAQGARNEAETALKGMVDRWLADRDFVTREEFDAVRAMAQKAREENEALKSRLDAMEAKKG, from the coding sequence ATGCAGACCCGCAACAAGTTTTTCGACGACGTCAGCCAGATGATGACCAATGCGATGGGTGTGGCGCAGGGGGCCCGGAACGAGGCCGAGACCGCGCTGAAGGGCATGGTCGACCGCTGGCTCGCCGACCGCGACTTCGTCACGCGCGAGGAATTCGACGCCGTGCGCGCCATGGCGCAGAAGGCACGCGAAGAAAACGAGGCGCTGAAATCCCGGCTCGACGCCATGGAAGCCAAGAAAGGCTGA
- a CDS encoding YbjN domain-containing protein: MALSEHYLEEDIHPIDIVENLAAHHEWDFDRISDEQIAMAVEGQWRTYSITLAWSAFDETLRLICTFDMDPPEHALPGVYELLNAVNDQCWAGAFTYWAEQKLMVYRYGLVMAGGQDASAEQIDTMITAAVMSAERYYPALQLLIWGDRTPKDALQVAIAEAYGHA, encoded by the coding sequence ATGGCCCTGTCCGAGCATTACCTTGAAGAAGACATTCACCCCATCGACATCGTCGAGAACCTGGCCGCCCATCACGAGTGGGATTTCGACCGGATATCCGACGAACAGATCGCCATGGCTGTCGAAGGCCAGTGGCGCACCTATTCGATCACCCTCGCCTGGTCCGCGTTCGACGAAACGCTGCGCCTGATCTGTACCTTTGACATGGACCCACCGGAACATGCGCTGCCGGGGGTCTACGAGCTTCTCAATGCCGTCAATGACCAGTGCTGGGCGGGCGCATTCACCTACTGGGCCGAGCAGAAGCTGATGGTCTATCGCTACGGGCTCGTGATGGCGGGGGGGCAGGACGCCTCTGCAGAACAGATCGACACGATGATCACCGCCGCGGTGATGTCGGCCGAGCGTTACTACCCGGCCCTGCAACTGCTGATCTGGGGAGACCGGACACCGAAGGACGCCCTTCAGGTCGCCATTGCAGAGGCCTACGGCCACGCGTAA